A stretch of DNA from Clostridium sp. JN-9:
GTGCTGAATAGCATATAATCCATAGTAGGTTAATGGTGCTGCTTCTATGGAGCCATTTGAAAACACTCCAAAAACTCCACACTCATCCTTAAATTTATCTTCTTCTAAATCAAAAATTAATGAATTACTGTTATTGCAGGGCTTCATGTGCTTATCCCTCCTAATTCCCATTATTATTTTTCACTGCTTATCCTTTTGAAAATCTCCATATAAGCCTCTTTAACATTTCCTAAATCCCTTCTGAATCTATCCTTGTCAAGCTTTTCATTTGTGTTTGAATCCCAGAACCTGCATGTATCTGGTGATATCTCATCTGCTAATATTATTTCCCCATTATATCTTCCAAATTCCAATTTAAAATCTATTAATTTAATGTTCTGCTTTAAAAAGAACTCTTTCAAAATATTATTGATTTTAGCAGCCATTTGATTTATTTCTTTTAATTCATCAAAGGTAGCAAGTCCCATGGCTACAGCATGATAATCATTGATGAGAGGATCCCCAAGTTCATCATTTTTATAGCTGAATTCAAACACTGTAGTTTTTAATTCAGTTCCTTCTTTTATTCCATATCTTTTAGCCATACTTCCGGCAGCTACATTTCTTACTATTACTTCAAGTGGGACAATTGAAACCTTTTTGCATAGCTGTTCTCTTTCACTTAGCTTCTTTTCAAAGTGAGTTTTAATTCCGTCTTTTTCTAAAAGCTGAAATATCATAGATGTTATTGAATTATTAAGTA
This window harbors:
- the purC gene encoding phosphoribosylaminoimidazolesuccinocarboxamide synthase — encoded protein: MEKREMLYEGKAKKVYATDDKGKVIIYYKDDATAFNGEKKGQIEDKGVLNNSITSMIFQLLEKDGIKTHFEKKLSEREQLCKKVSIVPLEVIVRNVAAGSMAKRYGIKEGTELKTTVFEFSYKNDELGDPLINDYHAVAMGLATFDELKEINQMAAKINNILKEFFLKQNIKLIDFKLEFGRYNGEIILADEISPDTCRFWDSNTNEKLDKDRFRRDLGNVKEAYMEIFKRISSEK